A region of Leifsonia xyli DNA encodes the following proteins:
- a CDS encoding TetR family transcriptional regulator, producing MPTSSTRAPRRDAAANREAILGAAAVALNEDIDASLESIAARAGLSRRAVYGHFATRDELLVEVFTRGARRLAALLDPVSHPDPLVEIALFGATLWAEVEHVRVSAALAVRGPHRAMVGTALDPARERLRETVGRGMESGRIRTDLDRETVTRLIENAAVSVLDEATRARLTPEAGHRLVMLAGLGAAGMGWREAGELITSTPELAFGAPTAGGAR from the coding sequence GCGCGGCCGCCGTCGCCCTGAACGAGGACATCGACGCCTCCCTCGAGAGCATCGCCGCCCGCGCCGGCCTCAGCCGACGCGCCGTGTACGGCCACTTCGCCACGCGCGACGAGCTCCTGGTCGAGGTCTTCACGCGCGGCGCGCGCCGCTTGGCGGCGCTGCTCGACCCGGTATCGCATCCCGATCCCCTGGTCGAGATCGCGCTGTTCGGCGCGACGCTCTGGGCGGAGGTCGAGCACGTGCGGGTCAGCGCGGCCCTCGCGGTCCGCGGCCCGCACCGCGCCATGGTCGGCACCGCGCTCGACCCGGCGCGCGAGCGGCTGCGCGAGACGGTCGGCCGCGGCATGGAGTCGGGCCGCATCCGCACCGACCTCGACCGCGAGACGGTCACCCGGCTGATCGAGAACGCCGCAGTCTCTGTGCTCGACGAGGCGACCCGCGCGCGCCTCACCCCGGAGGCCGGGCACCGGCTGGTCATGCTCGCCGGTCTCGGCGCGGCGGGAATGGGCTGGCGCGAGGCGGGCGAGCTGATCACCTCGACTCCCGAGCTGGCGTTCGGCGCTCCGACCGCGGGAGGTGCGCGATGA